The genomic stretch TCTGGCGGTGAAGTCCCCGGAAACGGCCGGCGTAACGCAGATCGTTAGGCAGAGAGAAAGAAACGTAAGTATCATTATCCCCTTTACCAAAGGCCTGCGCCTCGATAACTCCCTTGTAGAGTCCAAAATATCCTCCCTTAATATTAACTCCAACGATTACTCCAAAGCGACTCAAAGATCGGCTGCCTGATGTACGCGCCTTTTTTGTCTCTTTATATGATATTAGAAATAACTTTCAAATACAATAAAAAATGTGTGGGGTAAATTCGCCCCTCAATCATAAAATAAACGATGGAATAATCCCTATTCATCTCGATAAGGATTCATTGCCCCTTGACAATCCGTCGTCCTTTTGATAAATCTTGATCGTAGTCTGAGAGGATATGGCCATGACAAAGATAGCCTTTATAGGCGCCGGGAGCTTCGAGTTTACGAGAAACCTCGTAAGGGACATCCTGACATTCCCCCTCCTTGAGGACGCCACCCTGACGCTCATGGACATCGACCCGGAACGGTTGAGATACATCGAGAGTGCGGTCAAAAGGATAGTAAATGAGGGTAACTACCCGGCCAAGGTTGAGGCCACGGGAGACAGAGGGGAGGCCCTAAAAGGGGCGTCCGCCGTGGTCCTGACCATCTTGGTGGAGGGTATAGATGTCTGGCGCCACGACATAGAGATCCCGAAGAAGTACGGCGTGGACATAAACGTGGGGGACACGAGGGGTCCGGCGGGGGTTTTCAGGGCCCTCCGCACGATCCCGGTGGTCCTCGATATAGCGGCGGATATGGAGAGGCTATGCCCCGAAGCCATTCTCTTAAACTACACGAATCCCATGTCCATGCTGTGCAGGGCCGTCCACGGCGAGAGGGACGTCAAGCTTGTGGGGCTGTGTCACAGCGTCCAGGAGACGGCGGCCGGGATGGAGTACCTCCTCGGAATCAAGGAGGGGGAGCTCGACCACCTCTGCGCGGGAATAAACCACCAAGCATGGTATCTAAAGCTCGAACACAAAGGCAACGACATCTACCCGAAAATCAGGGAGGCCATGTCGAGGCCCGAGATATACAATTTTGAAATAGTCAGAAACGAGATGTTTCTCCACCTGGGCTACTACGTGACCGAGTCGAGCGGCCACAACTCCGAGTACAGCTGGTGGTTCAGGAAGCGCCCGGATCTGATCGAGAGATACTGCGCCCCCGGCACCGGCTGGAATCCCGGGGCATACGCCTTCATCATCGACGAGTACCTGAAAAGAGAGAGCACGTGGAAAGATGAGATCAATAAATGGCTCGAAGACCCGAATCCCCTCGACCTCAAGAGGGGAAGGGAGTACGCCGCATATATTATCAACGCATTTATGGGGGGAGAGCCCTTCAAGTTCAACGGCAACGTCCCCAACACTGGGCTGATTACCAACCTCCCAGAAGGCGCCTGCGTGGAGGTGCCGGTATTCGCCGACAGGACCGGATTTCACCCCGTCCACGTAGGGGCGTTGCCGCCCCAGCTTGCGGCGCTAAACAACATCAACATCGCCGCGGAGGAGATGGCCGTCAAGGGATTTCTCGCGGGCGATCCTGAGATGATATATCACTCGATAATCTACGACCCCCTGACCGCCGCCGTCCTCTCCCTTGCCGAGATAAGGGAGATGGTAAACGA from Candidatus Zymogenus saltonus encodes the following:
- the melA gene encoding alpha-galactosidase; amino-acid sequence: MTKIAFIGAGSFEFTRNLVRDILTFPLLEDATLTLMDIDPERLRYIESAVKRIVNEGNYPAKVEATGDRGEALKGASAVVLTILVEGIDVWRHDIEIPKKYGVDINVGDTRGPAGVFRALRTIPVVLDIAADMERLCPEAILLNYTNPMSMLCRAVHGERDVKLVGLCHSVQETAAGMEYLLGIKEGELDHLCAGINHQAWYLKLEHKGNDIYPKIREAMSRPEIYNFEIVRNEMFLHLGYYVTESSGHNSEYSWWFRKRPDLIERYCAPGTGWNPGAYAFIIDEYLKRESTWKDEINKWLEDPNPLDLKRGREYAAYIINAFMGGEPFKFNGNVPNTGLITNLPEGACVEVPVFADRTGFHPVHVGALPPQLAALNNINIAAEEMAVKGFLAGDPEMIYHSIIYDPLTAAVLSLAEIREMVNEMLDKNRKYLPTFKRFSV